Proteins from a genomic interval of Mesorhizobium sp. CAU 1732:
- a CDS encoding DNA repair exonuclease: MTYRFVHAADIHLDSPLRSLALRHTDLAELIGNATRQAFVRTIDLCLDEQVDALVIAGDLYDGDQTSMKTARFLAEQLRRLDQAGIRVFIIRGNHDALSRITKELVLPDSVKVFGGRAEAIAIDRAPGRVPVVIHGLSFAQPHAPENLLGRFRPVVDGAINIGILHTSLGGSRDHDLYAPCSLFDLQATGFHYWALGHVHKRSTAEGACAIVMPGMPQGRDINEAGPKSVTLVTISDDRSIRLEEHFTSVAQFERISIDATGLDDWRDLVSALTRALENVRDEVRAEHLVARVRITGATPLAWRMRRDSDLLKAEADDRASVIGRSWIEQLEIASRPVEERGEASGDPIRELHRLIEDDVLTSAALRSELTSIAEEIRAQLPQECRDIFGKDEAAFQDVVARLAQEGAEGVVARLEAAGGES, encoded by the coding sequence TTGACGTATCGCTTTGTTCACGCTGCGGATATCCATCTCGACTCGCCGCTACGTTCGCTCGCGCTACGCCATACCGATCTCGCCGAGCTGATCGGCAACGCCACTCGGCAAGCCTTCGTGCGTACTATCGACCTTTGCCTCGACGAACAGGTCGATGCTCTCGTGATCGCTGGCGACCTCTACGACGGGGATCAAACCTCGATGAAGACGGCCCGCTTTCTGGCCGAGCAACTGCGGCGCCTCGACCAGGCGGGCATCCGCGTCTTCATCATCCGCGGCAATCATGACGCGCTGTCGAGGATCACCAAGGAATTGGTGCTCCCCGATTCCGTGAAAGTTTTCGGCGGACGAGCGGAAGCGATCGCTATCGATCGGGCTCCCGGACGCGTCCCCGTCGTCATCCATGGCCTGAGCTTTGCTCAGCCCCATGCGCCGGAGAACCTCCTGGGGCGGTTTCGACCTGTGGTGGATGGGGCGATCAATATTGGCATTCTGCATACGAGCCTAGGCGGCTCCCGCGATCACGACCTCTATGCTCCGTGCAGCCTTTTCGATCTCCAGGCGACGGGATTTCACTATTGGGCGCTTGGCCACGTGCACAAGCGCTCCACCGCCGAGGGAGCGTGCGCGATTGTGATGCCGGGCATGCCGCAGGGTCGCGATATCAACGAAGCGGGACCTAAATCGGTCACGCTCGTGACCATCTCCGACGATCGTTCGATTCGCTTGGAAGAGCATTTCACCAGCGTCGCTCAATTCGAGCGGATTTCCATCGACGCCACCGGTTTGGACGATTGGCGCGATTTGGTGTCGGCCCTGACACGCGCGCTCGAGAACGTGCGCGATGAGGTCCGCGCCGAACATCTTGTTGCGCGCGTGCGCATAACGGGCGCGACACCGTTGGCTTGGCGCATGCGGCGTGACAGCGACTTGCTGAAAGCCGAAGCCGACGACAGAGCCTCCGTGATCGGTCGCAGCTGGATCGAGCAGCTCGAAATCGCTAGCCGTCCCGTAGAAGAGCGAGGCGAGGCCTCCGGCGACCCAATCAGGGAGCTTCATCGCCTGATCGAAGACGATGTCCTCACGTCGGCGGCATTGCGAAGCGAACTCACCAGCATCGCCGAAGAGATACGGGCTCAGTTGCCGCAAGAATGTCGGGACATTTTTGGCAAGGATGAAGCCGCCTTCCAAGATGTCGTCGCTCGTCTGGCACAAGAGGGCGCCGAGGGCGTCGTGGCGCGCCTCGAGGCTGCCGGCGGGGAGAGTTGA